The Blautia luti nucleotide sequence CGACTTTAATGGTTCCATTCTCGATCTGGCCCTGAAACCCACGGAACTCATGGTTCGGTCTGCAGACTCTCTGTACCGGCATGCAGAAACCTTTTTCTGTGTCTTCTTTGATGTCTACGGTTTCCAGATATGTCAGAAGTGCTTCGCCTGTGTACCATAGCATATTGTCCGATTTAGTTGTAACGTTGTCACCTTCTGTAGCAGATACCGGAATGATAGTTACATTTTCCAGTTTCAGTTCATCGATCAGACCTGCGATCTGGTTCTCGATCTCGCGGAAACGTTTCTCATCGTAACCAATCAGATCCATTTTATTTACTGCAAATACGAAGTAGCGGATTCCCATCAGTGCACAGATTCTTGCATGACGTCTTGTCTGCACCAGTACGCCCTGAGAAGCATCTACCAGAATAACTGCCAGGTCTGCAAAAGATGCGCCCACTGCCATGTTTCTGGTATATTCTTCATGGCCTGGTGTATCAGCTACGATAAAACTGCGGTTGTCTGTTGTAAAATAGCGGTATGCAACGTCAATAGTGATACCCTGCTCACGTTCTGCCATCAGACCATCCAGAAGAAGGGAATAGTCAATGGCGCCGCCTCTGCTTCCTACCTTGGAATCCAGCTCCAGAGCTTTTTCCTGGTCTGCATAGAGAAGCTTTGCATCATAAAGAATATGTCCGATCAGAGTGGATTTTCCATCGTCCACACTTCCGCATGTAATAAATTTCAATAATCCTTTCATCCTAGAAATACCCCTCTCTCTTTCTTCTCTCCATGCTGCCTGCTGCCTCGTGGTCGATCACACGGCTGGTACGTTCGGAGGAAACAGCACTTAATGTCTCATCAATGATTTCGTCCAGTGTATCTGCATCAGATTCGATGCCGCCTGTAAGCGGATAGCATCCAAGAGTACGGAATCTGACTTTTTTGTACTCGATTTTTTCATCTGGACGGAGTTTTAATCTATCGTCGTCTACCATAATAATATTACCGTCTCTGTAGATAACCGGTCTTTCTTTTGCAAAATATAATGGCACGATTTCGATGTTTTCACGCTGAATGTACTGCCAGATGTCTTTCTCTGTCCAGTTGGAGATTGGGAAAACTCGCATGCTTTCACCTTTCTGGATCTTGGTGTTGTAGAGTTTCCACATTTCCGGGCGCTGGTTCTTCGGGTCCCATGCCTGAGCTGCGTTACGGAAAGAGAAGATTCTTTCTTTTGCTCTGGATTTCTCCTCATCACGACGGCCGCCGCCGAATGCTGCAGTGAATCCGTATTTGGTAAGGGCCTGTTTTAATGCCTGGGTTTTCATGATGTCGGTGTATGCGGAACCGTTGTCAAATGGGTTGATCCCTGCTTTTACACCTTCTTTGTTGGTGTAGACTAGCATGTCGATGCCGTTTTCTTTGGCGATCCTGTCACGGAATTCGATCATTTCGTGGAATTTCCAGGTGGTGTCGATATGCAGGAACGGGAACGGCGGCTTCTCCGGATAGAATGCTTTCAGCGCCAGATGGAGCATAACGGAGCTGTCCTTTCCTATAGAATAGAGCATAACCGGCTTTTCACACTCGGCTGCTACTTCTCGCATAATATAAATTGCTTCTGCTTCAAGCTCATCAAGATGAGATAAGTTACTCATTGCATTATCCTCCTCTGTTTGTTGATTTATCGTAAAGTCCGGCAGTCTGTTCTGCTATCTGACTGATAAACTGCCAGAACATTTCATGCCATTCTCATCGAAAACTTTTTTATAACGTTAATATTTGTTTGCATCCTTCTTATTGACCTGAATGGTAATCTTCGTGCCGTCTGGCTTCTCTACTGTCCAGGTGGAAATATCAGGTTTCTCTGACACGATCATGCTTGCGCCTCTGCCTCCCACATCGGCTCCAAGAAAGAAGCGGATGGCGTCGCGGCTGCATTCTTTGATACAGGATGTGCATCCCCAGCAGTCTCTGACCTGGCGGATAAAGGCTTTACCGTCTTTGTCCTTTTTGATCAGGTTTCCGGGACAGGCTTCGATACATCTGCCGCATCCTACACATTTACTTTTCTGAATCCGAATGCTCATCTTTCACCTGCTCCTTTCGCTGCTGTATTTTGTGATATTTTTGAATCTGCTGTCTGTAAATCTGTTGTATCTTTGTGCTGTATTCCGAACGCTGCTGTCTGACTATCAGCGGTTTCTTTTGTAATTAAATCACGATACAGGATTTTTATCTCGCCGTTTTCCATGCGGGAGTTTACATATTTCATCCAGTCTTCACTCTGTTCCGGGTAATCTGTGTTCTCTCCGAAGCTGTGCCATCTGGTCTCTTTTCTGGCTGCCAGATGTGCGATAACTGCACGGCATACGATCAGTCGTTCGCGAAGTTCGTAGATCTGCATCAGTTCATAGGTATCGGCTGCTGCCAGAGTATCTACCACCGGGAGAAGTGCGGCGATCTTTTCCTCTGCTTTTGCAAGGCTTGTCTCGCTGTATCTGTAGTCTGTGCCGATTCCGCCGGCGTACTGATCCATGATCTTCTGCATGGCCTCTTCCAGCTGTTCTGCATTCATCAGGGAACGAACGGCACTTAAGTGAGCTTCGTATTCTGCTTTCTTGGCTGCTGCAGTGCCGGATAATTCCTGATCTTTTACTTCTCCTGAAGTTTCTGTATTTCCAGAAGTTTTTGCACCACTCAGATATTCCAGAATCGCCTCTGCCGCGATCTCACCTTCTGCCAGTGCACCGGTTACATATTTCTGCGGGCAGCCACCTGCTACGTCCCCAGCGGCATATAAGCCCTCGATGGTTGTAGCTCTGTTATTATCTATCCAGTAACCGCTGGCTGTATGACCGCCTACAATATACGGCTCCGTACCCTCGATCTCTATGTTTTCTTCAGATGGACCTTTTCCTGCTTCCATCCATTTCAGTGTCTGGGACGGTGCCATGTTCAGGTAAGCTTTATAAAGATCCTGCTCCTGTTCTTTGGAAATGCCTTCTGTTTTGAGGTAGCACGGACCGTTTCCTTTTCTGTTCTCCATGACTGTACCGTAAACTCGCTGGGAAGTTGTCAGTCCATATTTCGTCTCGTAAATATCTCCATGTGCATTGACCTGTCTGGCTCCTACGCCCTGGGCGATCGTTCCTGTGGGAGCAATAGTGTCCTTACATCTCAATGCGATGAAACGCATCTCAAAAGTCGTCATCTCTGCACCGGAAAGAAGTCCCATCGCGTATCCTGCGCCTGTGTTAAATGGTGGATACCACATTTTATGTCTGGAGAATCCCGGGTTGTTTGGTCTGTAAAGTCCGGCCGCACCACCTGTTGCACAAAGGACTGCTTCTGCGTCGATATCATAGAAGATTTCTTCGTTTACGCTAAATCCTACAGCTCCGGTGATCTTTCCGTTTTCTGTTTTATAATCTGTAATGTTTACATGATTGAGAACTGTAACATTCTCCTGCTCAGCTGCTGCTTTTGCAAGGATTGGTTTCATGTTCTCGCCGTTGATCTTGATGTTTCGGTTTCCTCTGGCAACGTATTTACCATTCTCATCTTTCAGAATGACCAGACCCAGATCTTCCATTACCTTTGTCACATGATTTAATCGCTCTGACATGGTGAGAAGAAGATCTTCTCTTACGATTCCGTGGGCATCCTTTTTGGCATAGTCTACATAATCCTGTGGTACTCTGCCCTCTGTGATATATGCATTTAATGCGTTGACACCTGCTGCCAGGCATCCGCTTCGCTTAATGTTTGCTTTCTCTGCGATCAGCACTTTTTTATCGCTTTTCTGTCCAATCACGTAAGCTGCGAAACATCCTGCCGTACCGCCACCGATAATCAACACATCTGTTTTGATTCTCTCTGTTCTCATACTCTTTCCTCCGGAAGTATGTATCCTGTTTATTTTCGATTTTATCATCAATCCGATTCCGTTGGATTAATGCCAGGTAAAATTCAGGTAAAATATGGTTTAGATAATTACGAAGTCATCTCTTACAGCTTCATTCTCAATCAACTGTACCGTATCGCCACGCAATGCAAAAATCCTGTACAGGAACACATTGACCGTTTCCCCTTCGTGGATATCTGCTTTCTCAAGGCTTCTTCTGGCGGTTACTATGGAATCATTGACTCTTACCTGAAGTTCCAGGTTATCTCCTCTGAAGGAAACCCGTTCAACAACTCCCTGCGATACGGATGTTCTGAACTTCTCTACCTCATCCAGTTTGGAAACTTTTACGAATTCCGGGCGGACAATGATCTTGTCTGCGCTTTCTGCCTGAGTGAAAGTGTGGAAATCATCTGCATTCTTTAATACAGACGGCTGTCCGAAGAAAGATGCGGTAAAAGCTGTCTCCGGATTTCTGTAAACTTCTACAGGTGTTCCCTTCTGTTCAATCCGCCCTGCATTTGTGATGATGATCTCATCTGCCACTTCAATGGCTTCATCCTGATCGTGAGTAACAAAGATACTGGTGATTCCCAGTTTCTCAATCATCTCTTTTAACCAGCTTCGCAGCTCCTGGCGGATTTTTGCATCAATGGCTGCGAATGGTTCATCCAGAAGCAGTACCTGTGGATTCGGAGCAAGAGCTCTGGCGAAAGCCACTCTCTGTCTCTGTCCACCGGACAACTGACTGGGATATCTTTTCTCCAGTCCTTCCAGTCCTACCAGCTTTACCAGTTCTCTGACTCTGGCATCGATCGTCTTTTTATCTACTTTCTGAACTTTCAGACCGAATGCCACGTTGTCGTAGACGGTCATGTAACGAAACAGTGCATAATTCTGAAATACAAATCCAATCCCGCGTTCACTTGCAGGAACATCGTTGACTACTTTTCCATTAATAATGATCTCGCCGCTGTCCGGAGTTTCCAGACCTGCAATCATTCGAAGAATGGTTGTTTTTCCGCTTCCACTTGGTCCCAGCAGGCCGATCAGCTTGCCTTTTTCGATACCGAAATTCACATTCTTTGATGCCTGGTAGGAACCATAGGTCTTGTTTATATTTTTTAACTCTACATACATATCAGGCTTCCTTCTTTCCTTTGTATTCGATCACGCTTCGGACCACCAGGATAATTACTGCCATGATCACCAGCAGTGAAGATACGGCAAATGCCGGAACATACTGAAACTCATTAAATAAAATCTCTACATGAAGAGGAAGTGTATTGGTCTTTCCTCTCAAATGTCCGGAAAGGACGGACACTGCGCCAAACTCTCCCATCGCTCTCGCTGTACAGAGTACGATGCCGTAAAGCAATGCCCATTTAATATGAGGAAATGTAATCTTCCAGAAGATGGTCCATCCGCCGGCTCCCATGAGAGCTGCAGCTTCTTCCTCATCCGTTCCTTCTGCTTCCAGAACCGGAATCAGTTCTCTGGAAATAAAAGGAAATGTTACAAATACAGTTGCAATGATGATTCCCGGTACAGAGAATACAACTTTAATTCCAAATTTCAAAAGAAAAAAGTAGACGGGACTCTGTCGTCCGAAAATCAGGAGAAAGATCAGACCTGCAATGACCGGCGAGATTGTAACCGGAAGATCGATCAGTGTGGTCAGCAGTTTTTTGCCCTTAAACTGAAACTTGGTCAGCGCCCAGGCTGCGAAGATACCGAAGATGGTATTGAAGATAACTGCGAAAAGTGTTGCTTTCACAGTGAGGAGAAGTGCTTTGATGGTGTACTCGTCTGTCACCGCAGCCACGTATA carries:
- the cysW gene encoding sulfate ABC transporter permease subunit CysW, translating into MDNNGKTSEKITKWLLIGISVIFLAVMLLLPLITVITEALRSGWKVYVAAVTDEYTIKALLLTVKATLFAVIFNTIFGIFAAWALTKFQFKGKKLLTTLIDLPVTISPVIAGLIFLLIFGRQSPVYFFLLKFGIKVVFSVPGIIIATVFVTFPFISRELIPVLEAEGTDEEEAAALMGAGGWTIFWKITFPHIKWALLYGIVLCTARAMGEFGAVSVLSGHLRGKTNTLPLHVEILFNEFQYVPAFAVSSLLVIMAVIILVVRSVIEYKGKKEA
- a CDS encoding 4Fe-4S dicluster domain-containing protein encodes the protein MSIRIQKSKCVGCGRCIEACPGNLIKKDKDGKAFIRQVRDCWGCTSCIKECSRDAIRFFLGADVGGRGASMIVSEKPDISTWTVEKPDGTKITIQVNKKDANKY
- a CDS encoding adenylyl-sulfate reductase subunit alpha → MRTERIKTDVLIIGGGTAGCFAAYVIGQKSDKKVLIAEKANIKRSGCLAAGVNALNAYITEGRVPQDYVDYAKKDAHGIVREDLLLTMSERLNHVTKVMEDLGLVILKDENGKYVARGNRNIKINGENMKPILAKAAAEQENVTVLNHVNITDYKTENGKITGAVGFSVNEEIFYDIDAEAVLCATGGAAGLYRPNNPGFSRHKMWYPPFNTGAGYAMGLLSGAEMTTFEMRFIALRCKDTIAPTGTIAQGVGARQVNAHGDIYETKYGLTTSQRVYGTVMENRKGNGPCYLKTEGISKEQEQDLYKAYLNMAPSQTLKWMEAGKGPSEENIEIEGTEPYIVGGHTASGYWIDNNRATTIEGLYAAGDVAGGCPQKYVTGALAEGEIAAEAILEYLSGAKTSGNTETSGEVKDQELSGTAAAKKAEYEAHLSAVRSLMNAEQLEEAMQKIMDQYAGGIGTDYRYSETSLAKAEEKIAALLPVVDTLAAADTYELMQIYELRERLIVCRAVIAHLAARKETRWHSFGENTDYPEQSEDWMKYVNSRMENGEIKILYRDLITKETADSQTAAFGIQHKDTTDLQTADSKISQNTAAKGAGER
- a CDS encoding sulfate/molybdate ABC transporter ATP-binding protein produces the protein MYVELKNINKTYGSYQASKNVNFGIEKGKLIGLLGPSGSGKTTILRMIAGLETPDSGEIIINGKVVNDVPASERGIGFVFQNYALFRYMTVYDNVAFGLKVQKVDKKTIDARVRELVKLVGLEGLEKRYPSQLSGGQRQRVAFARALAPNPQVLLLDEPFAAIDAKIRQELRSWLKEMIEKLGITSIFVTHDQDEAIEVADEIIITNAGRIEQKGTPVEVYRNPETAFTASFFGQPSVLKNADDFHTFTQAESADKIIVRPEFVKVSKLDEVEKFRTSVSQGVVERVSFRGDNLELQVRVNDSIVTARRSLEKADIHEGETVNVFLYRIFALRGDTVQLIENEAVRDDFVII
- the cysD gene encoding sulfate adenylyltransferase subunit CysD, with amino-acid sequence MSNLSHLDELEAEAIYIMREVAAECEKPVMLYSIGKDSSVMLHLALKAFYPEKPPFPFLHIDTTWKFHEMIEFRDRIAKENGIDMLVYTNKEGVKAGINPFDNGSAYTDIMKTQALKQALTKYGFTAAFGGGRRDEEKSRAKERIFSFRNAAQAWDPKNQRPEMWKLYNTKIQKGESMRVFPISNWTEKDIWQYIQRENIEIVPLYFAKERPVIYRDGNIIMVDDDRLKLRPDEKIEYKKVRFRTLGCYPLTGGIESDADTLDEIIDETLSAVSSERTSRVIDHEAAGSMERRKREGYF